The following coding sequences are from one Oncorhynchus kisutch isolate 150728-3 linkage group LG23, Okis_V2, whole genome shotgun sequence window:
- the lhfpl2a gene encoding LHFPL tetraspan subfamily member 2a protein, which produces MCHVIVTCRSMLWTLLSIVVAFGELIAFMSTDWLVGFPRTPDAVFGPHGATAAGEAYRPTLGIYGRCIKLPHLRRGVLCGPYAVHFGEIASGFWQAAAIFLAAGILLLCAVAFISVFTMCFQSIMKKSIFNVCGLLQAIAGLFLILGLMLYPAGWGSDKVQLYCGQDAAPYQAGLCTMGWAFYTAMGGTVLTFICAVFSAQAEIATSSDKVQEEIEEGKSLICLL; this is translated from the exons atgtGCCACGTGATCGTGACCTGTCGCTCCATGCTGTGGACTCTACTCAGCATCGTGGTCGCCTTCGGAGAGCTCATCGCCTTCATGAGCACCGATTGGCTGGTGGGCTTCCCCCGGACACCGGACGCTGTCTTCGGCCCTCATGGTGCCACAGCGGCTGGCGAGGCCTACCGGCCCACCCTGGGCATCTACGGCCGCTGCATCAAGCTGCCCCACTTGCGGCGCGGTGTGCTGTGTGGGCCTTACGCCGTGCACTTTGGGGAGATCGCCAGCGGGTTCTGGCAGGCGGCGGCCATCTTCCTGGCGGCGGGTATCCTGCTGCTGTGTGCCGTGGCCTTCATCTCTGTCTTCACCATGTGCTTccagagcatcatgaagaagagCATCTTCAACGTGTGTGGACTGCTGCAGGCCATCGCAG GTCTGTTTCTGATCCTGGGTCTGATGCTGTACCCTGCAGGCTGGGGTTCAGACAAGGTGCAGCTGTACTGTGGTCAGGACGCGGCTCCCTACCAGGCAGGGCTGTGTACCATGGGCTGGGCCTTCTACACAGCCATGGGAGGCACCGTGCTCACTTTCATCTGCGCTGTGTTCTCAGCCCAGGCCGAGATCGCCACGTCCTCAGACAAGGTGCAGGAGGAGATCGAGGAAGGCAAGAGCCTAATCTGCCTGCTCTGA